The following are encoded together in the Longimicrobiaceae bacterium genome:
- a CDS encoding haloalkane dehalogenase, translating to MRILRTPEERFADLPDYPFAPRYTEVDGLRIHHVEEGPADADPVLLLHGEPTWSYLYRRMIPVLAAAGHRAVAPDLVGFGRSDKPAERSAYSYDRHVEWIKAWIAARDLRRITLVGQDWGSLIGLRLVAELPDRFARVVIGNGFLPAGERRAPFVFRVWKAFARWSPWFPIGRIVQAGSATRLPPEVIAAYDAPFPSAEHKAGARMFPLLVPLTPDHPATPANRRAWEVLERWDRPFLTAFSDLDPIFRGADRVLQRRIPGAAGQPHTTIRGAGHFLQEDRGPEFARVIADFIARTP from the coding sequence ATGCGCATCCTGCGAACCCCGGAGGAACGCTTCGCCGATCTGCCGGACTACCCCTTCGCCCCGCGCTACACGGAGGTGGACGGGCTGCGCATCCACCACGTGGAGGAGGGCCCCGCCGACGCGGACCCCGTGCTCCTGCTGCACGGCGAGCCTACCTGGTCGTACCTGTACCGGCGCATGATCCCCGTGCTCGCCGCGGCCGGGCACCGCGCCGTCGCCCCGGACCTGGTGGGCTTCGGCCGCTCGGACAAGCCGGCGGAGCGGAGCGCCTACAGCTACGACCGCCACGTGGAGTGGATTAAGGCGTGGATCGCCGCCCGGGACCTGCGGCGCATCACGCTGGTGGGGCAGGACTGGGGGTCGCTGATCGGGCTGCGGCTGGTGGCGGAGCTCCCGGACCGCTTCGCCCGGGTGGTGATCGGGAACGGGTTCCTCCCCGCGGGCGAGCGGCGCGCGCCCTTCGTCTTCCGCGTGTGGAAGGCGTTCGCCCGCTGGTCGCCCTGGTTCCCCATCGGCCGGATCGTGCAGGCCGGGTCCGCCACCCGGCTCCCGCCGGAGGTGATCGCCGCCTACGACGCGCCCTTCCCGAGCGCGGAGCACAAGGCCGGCGCCCGCATGTTTCCGCTCCTGGTGCCGCTCACCCCCGACCACCCGGCCACCCCGGCCAACCGGCGCGCCTGGGAGGTGCTGGAACGCTGGGACCGGCCGTTCCTGACCGCGTTCAGCGACCTGGACCCGATCTTCCGGGGCGCGGACCGGGTCCTGCAGCGGCGCATCCCCGGGGCGGCCGGGCAGCCGCACACCACCATCCGCGGCGCCGGGCACTTCCTCCAGGAGGACCGCGGCCCGGAATTCGCCCGGGTGATCGCGGACTTCATCGCGCGCACCCCGTAG